A single genomic interval of Blastopirellula marina harbors:
- a CDS encoding MFS transporter, translating to MSSDTVPPVANPENRAARGIVFLTVFIDLLGFGMVLPLLPIYADQFVVDESGLEIGLLMASFSAMQFLFAPMWGRLSDRIGRRPVLMIGLAGSVVFYTLFGIATTMQSMTLLFISRIGAGIAGATISTAQAYIADTTSLEERPKGMALIGMAFGLGFTFGPLFGYLAVPSGTGDPGPWPGYAAAGLSTVALLLAWFKLPESIRSDSPSAAKHNFNLKGLSDALSVPSVGLLLISLFVVVFSFANFETTLSMLLKGTENTPGHEHPFAFTFGQVCLTYAYIGFTLALVQGGIVRRVAGKVSEGVLASTGCILMVVGMLLILKATQDQSVGLLLGALAIVVGGFGFMMPSLNSFISRRSDPDKQGGILGIGQSVNSLARIIGSGLGIPLLKLNILAPFAVSAAIMGLGLLLVIVASRSGKDYHASEA from the coding sequence ATGTCGTCAGACACCGTCCCACCTGTAGCCAATCCCGAGAACCGTGCGGCACGTGGAATTGTGTTCTTGACGGTCTTCATCGATCTGCTGGGCTTCGGCATGGTGTTACCCTTATTGCCGATCTACGCCGATCAGTTCGTGGTCGACGAATCTGGTTTAGAGATTGGCTTGTTGATGGCCAGCTTCTCGGCGATGCAGTTCCTTTTTGCTCCGATGTGGGGGCGTCTTTCCGACCGGATTGGCCGTCGACCGGTGTTGATGATCGGGCTGGCCGGCAGCGTCGTCTTTTACACGCTTTTCGGTATCGCGACGACCATGCAGTCGATGACACTGCTCTTCATTTCCCGAATCGGAGCTGGGATTGCAGGGGCGACCATCTCGACGGCCCAGGCATACATCGCAGATACGACATCCCTGGAGGAACGCCCCAAAGGGATGGCGTTGATTGGAATGGCATTCGGACTCGGGTTCACATTTGGGCCACTCTTCGGTTATCTGGCCGTGCCGAGTGGAACCGGAGACCCAGGGCCTTGGCCCGGCTACGCCGCCGCAGGCCTTTCGACGGTCGCACTTCTCCTGGCGTGGTTTAAGCTTCCCGAGAGCATTCGGTCCGACAGTCCATCCGCCGCCAAGCATAACTTCAATCTGAAGGGACTTAGTGATGCGTTGTCGGTTCCTTCAGTGGGACTGCTGCTGATTTCCTTATTCGTGGTGGTCTTTTCGTTTGCCAACTTCGAAACGACTTTGTCGATGCTGCTGAAAGGCACCGAAAACACGCCTGGGCACGAACATCCGTTTGCGTTCACCTTTGGCCAGGTCTGTTTGACGTATGCGTATATCGGTTTCACACTGGCATTGGTGCAGGGCGGGATCGTTCGACGTGTTGCCGGCAAGGTCAGCGAAGGAGTCTTGGCGTCGACTGGTTGCATACTGATGGTGGTTGGCATGCTGTTGATCTTGAAGGCGACGCAGGATCAATCGGTCGGACTTCTCTTGGGGGCCCTCGCAATCGTGGTGGGAGGCTTCGGTTTCATGATGCCATCGCTCAATTCGTTCATCTCACGGCGAAGCGACCCTGATAAACAGGGGGGCATTCTAGGGATCGGGCAAAGCGTCAACTCCCTCGCTCGTATCATTGGCTCTGGCTTGGGAATTCCTCTGCTGAAGCTGAACATCCTCGCTCCATTTGCCGTTTCTGCGGCCATTATGGGGCTGGGATTGCTGCTGGTCATTGTTGCCTCACGCAGCGGTAAAGATTATCACGCTTCCGAAGCATAG
- a CDS encoding UTP--glucose-1-phosphate uridylyltransferase, with protein MPSLQDLVKQLNEAGQTEMAQYLAVCDDAIAEKLGEQLAAVDLAELSELAGSDQEEAHRDYTKLVPPKAVRLKEQDAAKLGEARKVGEKLLAEGKVAALLVAGGQGSRLGFEHPKGMFPIGPVSGKTLFQIHLEKIVARSRRYGKTIPLYLMTSPATHAETIEFLEKHDRFGMAEQDLHIFCQGTMPAIDLETKQLLLAEPDQLALSPDGHGGMLAALKKSGCLDDMTKRGIEQIYYFQVDNPLADVCEPEFIGLHHLANSEMSTQVVAKKLPEEKLGILAELDGQLQLVEYSELPAEQAAETIEDGTLKHWAGNIAVHGVKVSFLQRMASEAGSLPWHKAIKKIPFVSPAGETVSPDSPNGIKFERFIFDLLPKAQNPMVVEVDPALRFAPVKNADGAPSDTPQSAMDAMCAMHRAWLSECGVACDANRKVEIGPLVALDSGELKTKLEENPKLAEAELIDA; from the coding sequence ATGCCGTCACTTCAGGATCTCGTGAAACAGCTTAACGAGGCCGGCCAAACCGAGATGGCCCAGTATCTCGCCGTGTGTGACGATGCGATTGCCGAGAAACTCGGCGAACAGTTAGCCGCAGTCGATCTGGCTGAATTATCCGAGTTGGCTGGTAGCGATCAGGAAGAAGCTCATCGCGACTACACCAAACTCGTTCCGCCCAAGGCCGTGCGTTTGAAAGAGCAAGACGCGGCCAAACTTGGCGAAGCACGCAAAGTGGGTGAAAAGTTGCTGGCGGAAGGTAAGGTTGCCGCCCTATTGGTGGCCGGCGGTCAAGGCTCACGTTTGGGGTTCGAGCACCCCAAAGGAATGTTCCCCATTGGTCCCGTCTCGGGAAAAACACTGTTCCAGATTCACCTGGAGAAGATCGTCGCTCGTAGCCGTCGGTACGGCAAGACAATCCCGCTGTACTTAATGACCAGCCCAGCAACTCACGCCGAGACGATTGAATTCCTCGAGAAGCACGATCGCTTCGGCATGGCCGAGCAGGACCTTCACATCTTCTGCCAAGGAACGATGCCGGCCATCGACCTAGAAACCAAGCAGCTTCTCCTGGCCGAGCCCGATCAACTTGCCCTCAGCCCCGATGGCCATGGCGGGATGTTGGCCGCACTGAAAAAGAGTGGCTGCCTGGACGATATGACCAAGCGTGGCATCGAGCAGATCTACTACTTCCAAGTCGACAATCCACTGGCCGATGTCTGCGAACCTGAATTTATCGGCCTTCACCACTTGGCCAACAGCGAGATGTCGACTCAGGTGGTTGCCAAAAAGCTACCCGAAGAGAAGCTAGGTATCCTGGCCGAACTCGACGGTCAACTCCAGTTGGTGGAATACAGCGAACTCCCAGCCGAGCAAGCCGCCGAGACGATCGAAGACGGTACACTGAAACATTGGGCCGGCAATATTGCTGTGCACGGAGTGAAGGTCTCTTTCCTCCAACGCATGGCCAGTGAAGCAGGTAGCCTGCCGTGGCATAAGGCAATCAAGAAGATTCCATTCGTCTCGCCAGCCGGGGAAACGGTTTCGCCAGATTCGCCGAATGGAATTAAGTTTGAGCGATTCATTTTTGACTTGCTTCCAAAGGCGCAAAACCCGATGGTAGTGGAGGTCGATCCGGCCCTTCGTTTTGCCCCCGTAAAGAATGCCGATGGTGCTCCCTCGGACACGCCTCAATCGGCGATGGATGCCATGTGTGCGATGCACCGAGCCTGGTTGAGCGAATGTGGCGTCGCCTGCGACGCGAATCGCAAAGTCGAGATCGGGCCACTGGTAGCCTTAGATTCCGGCGAACTGAAGACAAAGCTAGAAGAGAATCCGAAGTTGGCCGAGGCCGAACTGATTGATGCTTAA
- the ruvX gene encoding Holliday junction resolvase RuvX, which translates to MSNPLPSIPEKGRIAAVDYGTVRIGVAITDPERILCSPLENYNRRSPSKDAQYFRELAELERIVLFVVGLPVHMSGDESQKSYEARQFGKWLFETTNVPVTFYDERFTTSMAKDLLQEAGLTKKRRKARLDMLSAQILLTAFLENPDRSLGSIAGLED; encoded by the coding sequence ATGAGCAATCCGCTTCCTTCGATTCCCGAAAAAGGCCGCATCGCCGCGGTCGACTATGGAACTGTGCGGATCGGTGTCGCAATCACCGATCCCGAACGCATCTTGTGTAGCCCGTTGGAAAACTACAATCGACGCAGCCCTTCCAAAGATGCTCAGTACTTTCGTGAGCTTGCAGAACTTGAAAGGATTGTACTCTTCGTCGTTGGCTTGCCTGTCCACATGAGTGGCGACGAAAGTCAGAAATCTTACGAGGCCCGGCAGTTCGGCAAGTGGCTCTTCGAGACGACCAACGTTCCGGTGACCTTCTACGACGAACGCTTCACCACGAGCATGGCGAAAGACTTGCTGCAGGAAGCAGGACTCACCAAGAAGCGCCGGAAAGCCCGACTCGATATGCTTTCTGCCCAGATCTTGCTAACCGCATTCCTGGAAAATCCGGACCGATCGCTGGGTAGTATTGCCGGGCTCGAGGACTGA
- a CDS encoding mannose-1-phosphate guanylyltransferase: MLHAIVMAGGSGTRFWPASRNDKPKQLLSMTGGATMIQATCDRLGDLVPPDQLYIFTAQHLVEPISAQLPRVPVNSIVGEPYKRDTAPCIGLAAFLVQKNDPDATMVVMPSDHVISPESVFCEAIQAAVDLVDVQPERIVTFGIRPTYPAETFGYIERGEALDASSIKAFQVLRFREKPKGETAKQYFESGQFYWNAGIFIWKAKTVLDALKKHEPEMYAHLEAIAHAWGTPQQAKIFDHEFNAIQGKSIDYAVMEHHSDIVVVEAPFNWDDVGNWQSMARLHGQDDSGNTHLGDVLALDSEDCIVRSESGHLIVTLGTKQLIVVHTPDATLVADKSREEDIRDVVKQLKEGDLERFL, translated from the coding sequence ATGCTGCACGCAATCGTGATGGCCGGAGGATCCGGCACTCGATTCTGGCCGGCTAGTCGCAACGACAAGCCGAAGCAATTGTTGAGCATGACGGGTGGAGCCACCATGATCCAAGCGACTTGTGATCGCCTAGGTGACTTGGTCCCACCTGATCAGCTTTACATCTTTACCGCGCAGCACCTGGTCGAGCCGATCAGTGCTCAATTGCCTCGTGTACCGGTGAATTCGATCGTAGGCGAGCCGTACAAACGAGATACGGCTCCCTGCATCGGTCTGGCCGCATTTTTAGTGCAGAAGAATGATCCCGACGCGACGATGGTCGTCATGCCGTCGGACCATGTCATTTCGCCAGAATCCGTATTCTGTGAAGCGATTCAGGCGGCGGTGGACCTGGTCGATGTTCAGCCGGAGCGCATTGTGACCTTTGGGATTCGTCCTACCTATCCTGCGGAAACTTTTGGCTACATCGAACGAGGCGAGGCACTCGACGCGTCCTCAATCAAAGCATTTCAAGTGCTTCGCTTCCGGGAGAAACCGAAAGGGGAAACCGCAAAGCAATACTTCGAGTCAGGTCAGTTCTACTGGAACGCCGGCATTTTCATTTGGAAAGCGAAGACCGTTCTTGATGCGTTGAAAAAGCACGAGCCGGAGATGTATGCTCATCTGGAAGCGATTGCCCATGCGTGGGGCACACCTCAGCAAGCGAAAATCTTCGATCACGAATTCAATGCGATCCAGGGCAAGTCAATCGATTATGCCGTGATGGAACACCACTCGGATATTGTTGTGGTCGAAGCTCCGTTCAATTGGGACGACGTCGGCAACTGGCAAAGCATGGCCCGGCTACATGGCCAGGATGATTCGGGCAACACGCATCTCGGCGATGTGTTGGCTCTCGATAGTGAAGACTGTATTGTACGCAGCGAGAGTGGTCATCTGATTGTCACCCTTGGTACCAAGCAGTTGATCGTGGTCCACACACCGGACGCGACACTTGTCGCGGACAAGTCACGGGAAGAGGATATCCGCGACGTTGTGAAGCAATTGAAGGAAGGCGACCTGGAGCGATTCTTGTAA